The Cydia amplana chromosome 1, ilCydAmpl1.1, whole genome shotgun sequence DNA segment AATTTTCGGGCTTTACCCAAAAGGCTTTTTGCGTAATACTATTAGGTAGGTGGACCCAGTTTACCCAGTTTAcagtttacttaaaatttacggGCAACACTAGAAGGTTAAGGAAACTAAAGTTTACCTAGTATTACCCAAGCCTCTTGGGTAAAGCCCGAATACAAGTAAACTTAGGCTTGGTTAGTACTAGGTATACCTAGTATACCTTTTTAACCAAGCTTTTTGATAAAGTTTACCCGTATACATCTAGGTCTACCCAACACTGGGAGGGTAATTTCAGAAGTGATGATGCAACACCTAACATTACCCAGCCAGTGTTGGGTAGATCTAGACGTGTACGGACGGTGTAAAGGCCGAATAAAAATTAATGTTGTAAAAATGTACGGACTTTACCCAAAAGGCTCGGGTAATACTGGTTATACTAGGGTAAACTAGAGTTTAATTAACCTTCTAACATTACCCGATACATATACAAGTGTCTGACCTTATATGAACCAAGATTATTCATCTCGAAGTCATAATTATTTGTGTATTCTATATGTAGTTTATCAGAATTATTAGTTGTTCAGTTGTTTACCATAATTCTAAtaagtaaattccttttttCTTCTTGCGCAATTTatacatgtctctgtttggcccaatggttgactggtagagaaagccattaggcattaagtccgccatttgtacacaatttttgtgtttagtgcaataaagtttaaataaatatatatataaataattgagTGATAGAAACCGAAAGAAAATATGTCATTGGAGCGTACAGTACCGTAGTATTCGCTAATCAATACAAAAATTGGCAAATTGCCAGTTGACGTCACCATAGTAGAACAAAGTTTTCTTTCCGCACTATATATTTATTGACTATTTTAGTTTAATCCAACTATACAAATAACGACAGTATTTAAAACGATAAGGTTCAAATCCGCAGACCTAAAACTTCACTTCACAATGCGTCAAAAACTACTGCAGTTTAACTTGACATACTTAAGTTTGCAACGAAATAATATGTTCTAAGGCTAAACCCATTAAGAACCAGTAATTCTTAAGACTCTTGAATACTGTTTATCAATTTTCTAATAAGCTATTAAACATTTGAAACGAAATTCTTGAATTCACTTATAAACTTCATTGGTAGACAACAATCAACATagcattaaaaagtattacgacCACTCGAaatttgattagaaaaaacaTATTAATCAGGTTTAACAGTGCGTGTAAAGGCATAATTACTCACATTTTGCGTATTTTCCGCGGTATCCAAGGGCTTCAACTGTCCGGTACTAACTAGGGAAAGCGGGAGCAGACTGGCTGGCGACACTACGGCACCAAATGACGCAGAGCGCTGAAACGGCCCTGGCCATGCACATACACTGAAAAACTAGCTCCACTCTCCCTCTCTTTCACTACCACCCGTGTAATACCGAGTGACTGAGATGGGGCAACAGTAGTTTCAAAATGCGGTTATCGGAGTAGTGCTCTTGTTTTTATGTAGTGATGTGCAATACCGCTAAAGGCGAAGTAATAGAGATTATGATATTTTTCGACTAGTGATGTGCCATATCGCCAAATTAGTGGCTTGATACTTCTATTAAATAACACTGCAgctatgtatattgtatgtagCTTAGGTATTGTAAAGAAAAAGCGAGAGTGCTTATGAGTTAACTAGaccgtacagtcgccatcagatatatcgaagcggccgaggtgctcacaaatatctgaacacgcctctattgtcagggcgttagagtgcgtgttcagatatttttgagcacctcggctgcTGAGTTAACTAGaccgtacagtcgccatcagatatatcgaagcagccgaggtgctcacaaatatctgaacacgcctctattgtcagggcgttagagtgcgtgttcagatatttttgagcacctcggctgctccgatatatctgatggcgactgtacatttaAGTATGTAATGATGACcgaaacaaagtaggtacatacctatactaACAATAGGTATCTGTCTAGTTTTAGTTACGCAGCAGTTTTTTTCAGTAGTATTTAAGCAGAACCATATGACTCGAccaaataagtatatatattgagcaattttatttttaccagACTATCGACGGAGCGATGTTTTTCGAGCGTGTGCAACTATGTGTATCGATAAATATGTCTTATTCTTTTGCAAGCCTAAAGCTTACGTCGTTTGATGGAGTTGTGAAGGTAGGCTTTAGTAAAGTTGCGAGTCCTAACTgcagccggttttttttttcgtcttGTTCTGCTTATCATACATATATTTACTTCTTTTGTACAAGAAATTAATTGACTACttctaacattttattttaagttatgtgCAAGGGCAACCCTAAAGCATTTTCATAAACAAAACAACACATCAAAATATTTGGACGCTTAGATTATCTGTCGTGTCAGATTTTGTACTGGAGTCCGTTTTTCATTAACCTGCTAGTTATCTCGATAGATTCAAGATTTGCTTCTTTAGTCAAACGTTATTCAATTAAATCAGGTAATAAATCATGATGAAATTAGAAGCAAATAAAACAACTCTTTTATTATGTAATCATTTTAATCACATTATTATATAACCTAAAACTGTTTACTTCTTGTATTctattaagtacatataataaACTCCTATGAAAATGTCGTCAAACGACGCCCTTGCTTTgcagatattaaaaaaataagaaccTTGAAAATTCTGTGTTTCAGGCCAAAAATAAGTCCAAGATTAAATATGTACAATCACAACAtcataaatttaaattgtaagtattttatttctattcgtTGAATCAAAAAtttgtaatataaatatgtaggtataactcTATAAAAGTTTGAATTTGTTTATTGATATGAttttagttattaaaattaagatGAAGACAgaaatatttaagtaagtatgtatttcgtttatttacaaatttcgaTATTCAAAATTCGATACAAGGTTCGATATTTTGTTTTGGGGCACCTCGAATCGTTCTGCTTATAAGAAATGTGATTTTCATTAGCTTTATAGGTACCAGAAATATCACTAGATATGTATTCTTAAAGATTTAAACGAAGCTGATGAACTCTATTGTAACAATAATAATCTGTTTAACATAAGtgcatttaaaggtattagactcaattaatatatatataatatgtattatgtgATTTATGTGATATGCACAACACcgaaaagttaaaagttgtaGAATACTATTAAATGTCCCATTTTATAGATACAGTAGATACACGCATCATTCCACAGTTATTATAAAAGAACTAATATTGTCAATGGCACCATATTATTAAGGTATACTtacaattttcatctaaatttataattcaatattTCAAAGCAAATAACAGCTAAATACTGCAATAATTGCAAAACTAACTGAAAATCGAGTTCTAAGATCGTCTAACTCATAGGAGGGTGAAATTATCTAATTCGTATAAAATTGAAGGCACAAGAATAAATGAAAGCAAACTTTAATATTAACCCTACGATTTACacaaaaattgtaaatacaGTCCATTTTAATCGAAATAATTTTAAGTTAGATATCGCTAAAGAATGTACCTCAAGTACagaattttttgaatttttaaagtaaatttctAATTGACATTTAATACTGGCAAATCATTATACAGCCCTAATAATGTGTAACATATAcattgcaaataattgacttcaacAGGCTCCATAATCTGGCGGCAGGTCCACATCTCTTTCCCACagttacttatacatatattccGACTACATTTGTCAATTAGTAAAGAGCGGATATGCAATTTTATAGATATTGTACTATGAGACTAAATACTAAACGAGATTTACcttaattatatatacctatcacTTAATAATTCAATTCCATTTATTTCTATTTCGGCTAACTTTGGTGTTACGATTTTACATTTCGTATGTTATTGCATTTAAATTGTTTAACCAACAACCAAtagcatgtttatttacataatccTCTATTTAAACAtgagttataataataatgttatattaatttaatatggaTAAAGGTTCCACTACGATTGGAAGAACTCGCTCACTAATATATGTAAGTATCTCTTTGATTATTTTAGAGCATTCATAGGCCGATGTAGAGTCAAAATTAAAGCAGCGTCGCAGCGAGGTctcaaatcataatttaaatgttaCACTTATTAAGGACTTGTACGTAGTATCCTAGAACAAGGCAcgcaaataaatttaaatattagcaGAATTTTAAGAATTACCTTTAATATTCTTTTTTTTGTTTCCCCatattattaacaaattaaaaaataagaaatattaCAATGGGTACTTATACGAAAATAGTACCTTAGAGTCATTAAAGTTGTTTGGCTTTAGGTACGTAACGTCATGTTagcaatttaaatatttgatattaaaatttgtaagTATCTAAGTAATACGAATTTCATAAGTTTTCATTTACCGCAAATCTTGTTCCATTGTTAGGTATTCTAGACTCTAAATATGCTACCTAATTTATCAAGTAGATAGTAGaatataaagtacctattagGTTATATGTAGCATGTGTTTGAAGACAGCTTCACGGTTTAAGTAGAACCCAACGGTGCGATGAATAAGTAACTTACATGTATTTTCCTGAAACATAAATAAGAACATCAAGTATgcgattaatttaaattaggtacaccCGAAATATGCTCTCCTGAcatctacttacctacctacctatacttaagagccaacaggagtggtcatttctccatacaaacgtactcgactgtttcctccgtgggttttgaagctagagcaatgattttttcaactcAGATTAAtgttgtcaatatctgtgtcggaccgtttacttttttttttttttttaaggcgctagagcccttcaaaaatggccaaaatggcctaattaacCATgctgcaatgagaggcgtggtattcaaaactgatatcaattagccaaaaaagcaaaacggtctgacacagataatttcatatttgGTTATGATTGGTtatgttttggaggaggaaacagtcgagtacgaaacctcgatttttgagatttttacgcaggatttttcgcattgtccttatcgcactagttttaggagccgcttccgttagcgagacgggtatatttacctaaaatatttaaatctcagctcctgtttcagCTTAAGCGTATTGAGTAAAACTTGTGGgaatattttatgtaagtaataactacctacctagttattttGTGAATGAACATcattaaataagcaaaaaaatattattattacctacacataaaaataACGTAAACGGAGTTCATATCTTACCAGGGTCCTCTGTTTAAGATAGTTATAGTAGGTATACAATGTTAAAAAGGTGTTAATATAGGAAAGCGTaaggtgtaggtattaaaaatatatttaaaaagattATAATTTAAATGTGTTATAAACTTCGAATGAGTGCTACTACGATCGATTAATACCCGAAATTGTAGAAAAGTTGCATTAATTAGGTACGTTACACTGTTATGTTATTATGTTGAAtgtgtgtttaaattatattactcACCTTGTGTTTACCAGTTTCAAGCAACATGTAATTAAAGCATCATTCATGCGCAAGCTTTGCAAGTTCAAAAAGGAAGGAAGTCAAAGTGACAAAGACAGAaggcattgacatagatatctagggactggctttacgagcaataataatgaggcatgacaggggccagtacagcggtgtgaaatcgctacaacgcgattggttgatgagttcgcatcacgcgaacgattggttgacgagttcgcattacgcgcgctattggtcgcaactagtcgcgttagactgcacgattggctggaattcgtgggtagcaccgctaaactagtacgatgtttagtgccccactagcccgtccttagatattatacgtcaatgacagAAGGACTAACATTACTCACAATGAATAGTGTTAGCGGACATAGTGATATTGCTGGCTATGCCCGATATACCCGCCGGGGCGCCAGTCATAGTCGGGGTGCCACGGTATCGAACTAACCAAACATTTGTTTAATGTTATCACCTGCAAACAGCCATAAGCAAAACATTGCCTCGAAGCAGCTACCCTCTATCTTACGGATAGGTAGTGTTGTTTTACTCCAACTAAATTTAGCACTAGAAGGGTAAGACGCTACGACCATTGTGAAGTGTGTAATTTGTTTCGGCCACCTAGGTAGttcaaaaataaattacgtagacAGCAGGGCAAACCTTAACATGTTAATTATCATTTTGTGTATTACCTAATGATAGCCTTTAATTAAtcgatatattatatttaccaAAATGTTTGctctaaaacattttttgagctCCATTATATTCATAGAACAAAAGGCACTCATGAAACAAAACACTTTAAAtctgtgtaaataaatatttaagtgtcgGATAATGTTGTAAGTGTTGTAACTtcatatacaaatataaaaaggGGTATGACGAGATGCCATGAGAATTCTAATACAATAGATCATTCTCACATAATAACAGCTCGGAAGGAAATTTGAAAAACACCCAATAAAGTAATATTTACATTACAGCCAATCATAACATATAGTTATAGCGGGTCTAGGCAATAGAGTTGAAACTGGCATATGAAACATAGCAACGCATTAAAAATTTACTGGAAGTATTATGTTTCAACTCTTACTGCTCAATAAATCTAAGCTTCGTTCACTCGACAACATTGAGGATGTTATTTTACTATATCATGACTTACCAAACAGCAGGCCTATTATGACGATTCCAATCACTCCCATTATTATCATCATCTGTAATcaaatgtaataatatgtaaataattaaaaatgtataggccggattccaccagtgtgcagCACAAGCATATTCATTCAAAACTGCTTGTGCCGCAATCCCACGTTAAGTGTAATAAGTGCGGCActgttaaattttatttgtagaaTAAAGGTGCTCTGTAAGAACGTCgacaattgaattgaattacttTTTGACATCTCAACGGTAGTGGTAACATTCGACGTGTACTTGATGCTGCTTAGATTTTAAAAATACCTTTAGGTTTTGAAGCCAGAATTTGTTCTTTAAGCTCTTGGCCTGTTGTTCAAACTGCGACGCACCGTACTGGAGTGCATCTGTAGAGAAAAACATTACATATTTGTATTACTGGGATAATATTAGATGTAGAttgattaataatattttttattaagcaaaatattgaaaactttgtaattaagtattttaatgtttccaatatttgacatttgatttgATGAATTGAATTGCAATGGCTCGTAAGTGCATAAATTCTGAAGGGAGAGCTTTTTGCATAAATATGTATCTAGACTATCTAGTTACCAGCTCTGTCATCTAGCTCTGATAACTTCGAGTCTCTTTCCAGGACCTTTTCGACGTTGGTTTTCATAATGTCCACCACCTAGAAGAtgaagtaaaatgtaaaatgttagaGATTTTGTACGTAATGGCGCaagatattattattgtatttgcaAGATATAGGTACAGGACTGAAAATTTTGCTTTTGAGATAGCTGACAATGcccaaataaaataagaagttaaggtttttattttattatttgaacTGATTAAAAGtacaagtatttattttattgcattacTATTATCGCTTTCTTTAAGCACTGAGATATTGTTATCTATTACTTTCTACGACAACTTTGGTCAACAAGATGTTGCAATTTAATTGTGATGAATAAACAGATTTACACAATTGTTTACGGATAATCGGCAGCAGGGATTAAGTAGATACCAATTGCGTTTATAATTTGCCGAATCTAGCGCACTCTTGTGCTATGTCTCTATGTGTACCTCGTCAACTTGCGCCTGCGTCTGCTGAAGCCTACGCTGCGCGGCCACCTGCTGCATGTTCCGCGGGCCGCCGATGATCTCCCCGTCGGGGCCCGTCTGCGGCTCCGTCGGCGGCATGCCAGGGGGGCCTTCTGGAGCAGCcctggaatttgtatgcaacatagGTTTCATCACTCAGGTTTTACTATACCTAATTAGTTTGAACAGATGATGCTCTACTCTCCTTTTTTACACagctatttaatttttttttatatataaaaatgtagGACTTAAGAAAATTCGCTTTTTAGTAAGTATTCGTAATGGCCGATTCATAAATAAACAGCGTTTATGTAAAACATATTAGCAGTAATTATTGCCGATTAATTTCTAAATAtatcattataatataatttcttatagtctggcaaacatgacttgtcagtcagtaaaaactgtaaaattaatataaacgtCGTCAAACAATGGCGACAAACGtcaataggtacaataaattcTAACGCAGACAGCTTTCAACGTGTACGGTCAAGGTCATTGACATTTCTGAACAGATGATTATAGTCAAAAGTCTGAAGAATTAAACACTTAGTAAGAGTAAGCTTAACGAATCatgttactttatttttattacatatttcagtttataaatagCAGTAAATTTATTTAGTAACAAATCGATATTCCTCGGCTTTTTCAATAGGTACATCTGCGTAATGCTATTCATCGATCGCCAGGTATTCAATAGATTTTCCAGTCA contains these protein-coding regions:
- the LOC134647526 gene encoding neuronal synaptobrevin-like isoform X2 is translated as MAAPEGPPGMPPTEPQTGPDGEIIGGPRNMQQVAAQRRLQQTQAQVDEVVDIMKTNVEKVLERDSKLSELDDRADALQYGASQFEQQAKSLKNKFWLQNLKMMIIMGVIGIVIIGLLFVRYRGTPTMTGAPAGISGIASNITMSANTIH
- the LOC134647526 gene encoding neuronal synaptobrevin-like isoform X1, coding for MAAPEGPPGMPPTEPQTGPDGEIIGGPRNMQQVAAQRRLQQTQAQVDEVVDIMKTNVEKVLERDSKLSELDDRADALQYGASQFEQQAKSLKNKFWLQNLKMMIIMGVIGIVIIGLLFVRYRGTPTMTGAPAGISGIASNITMSANTIHCE
- the LOC134647526 gene encoding neuronal synaptobrevin-like isoform X3, encoding MAAPEGPPGMPPTEPQTGPDGEIIGGPRNMQQVAAQRRLQQTQAQVDEVVDIMKTNVEKVLERDSKLSELDDRADALQYGASQFEQQAKSLKNKFWLQNLKMMIIMGVIGIVIIGLLFGDNIKQMFG